In Colletotrichum destructivum chromosome 1, complete sequence, the sequence CCGTGTctccgacgaggccggcctcctccatcttggccttggtgtcgtcgacgagcttgtAGAGGTCCTTGAGCGGGATCGACACGTCGTACTTGTACGTGCCGCCCCAGTGGCCCAGGCACTCGGGGATGCCCTCGCGCCAACCCCAGAGGGCCTTGCTCTGCGTCTCGTCCTGGGCGAGCACGCCGTCCGAGACGATCTCGTTGGACatgacgtcctcgaggaaggcctcgagcttctcgtaGTCGTGGTCGCCGTTGGAGCCGCTCGTCTCGACGAGGCAGTAGAACGggtgctcgtcctcgaggggCCGCTTGTTCTGGCGCACGGCGTAGACGAGGTCCTGGCTGCGGGCGTCCATGAGCTCGAACGCCGATAGGatctcgccgagctggcccttggcggccttaaaggcctgctgggcctttTCGTACGActcgaggccgaagaaggcgacgtTGACGGCCTTGGAGCGCTGCGGGCAGATGATGGAGACCTTTgtgatgatgccgatggtgccctcgccgccgatgaagagcTGCTTGAGGTCGTAGCCCGTGTTGTTCTTGCGCAGCGTGCaaaggtcgtcgacgacggtgccgtccggcagcacggcctcgagccccaGCACATTGCCGTGCAGGCTACCGTACCGGAGCAGGCGCAGACCCCCGGCGTTCGTGGCGACGTTACCGCCGACGTGGCACGAGCCCTTGGCGCCCAGGTCCAGCGGGAAGATGTAGCCCTTTTCGGCCAGGTAGCggtcggcgacctcgaggatgacgccagcatcgacgacgagggtgcCGCTGACGTCGTCGAACGAGTGGATGCGGCTCATGCGGctcatgttgatgatgatctCGTCAAAGACGGGCACGGaaccgccgacgaggcccgTGTTGCCGCCCTGGggcacgacggcgagcttCTGCTCGTTGCAGTACGCGAGGATCTTGCTGACCTCGTCGGTAGACGCAGGCTTGAGTACTAGGCGAGACTGGCCGCGGTACTTGCGCAGCCAGTCCtcgttgaaggcggcgatgtcgtccGTCGCGTCGGCCGTGACACCGTCGATGACGCCCGAGGGGCCCAGGAGGTCCTTGAAGTaggcggcgtgggcgtcggTGACCTCGGCGAAGCGGGAGTCCCGCTTGATGTCCGGGTACGCCGCAGATGTAAGCTTGATCTCCTTGAGGCCGTCGGCCTTGGAGGGTCTCACAACGGTGGTCGAAACATAacggacggcggcggcggcggcggccggggccgaGACTGGCCGCAAAGCATGCCGTCCACCGGCGCTCAGGAGTGATTGCCTCCGCGCCGCGTTCCGGAGGAGGGGCTGGATTCTTGATCTGGAGGCCATTGTGACTGGTGCGTATGTCTTGAACAAGGGAGGACGGGAGAAAAAGGACAAGACGCCGGCTCAATTGGGTTGTGGACCTGTTTTcacttttttttccccttctctctcagAGAGGTCCCAGCAGTCTGATGCAGATGTTTTCGGAGGTGAGAGGTTCACAAAATACTTGAATGAGCCAacaggcccccccccccccccccccccccgattTCGGCTTTAAGGCAGCAACCCCCTGTAGCATTCCCGCCCGTGCCAACAGCTGGGGCGCAACCGGTCACTCGGTGGCGCAATGAAGCCTGCTGAACCGCCTGTAGCTTCGGCGGCTACCGTCATTGACATCGCTCGGCGAAAAAAATTCTTTTGCCGTCGGCAAAATACTCCAGTTTCGCCGAACGGTGGGTTCACTTGTCGAATCTCCAAGCCA encodes:
- a CDS encoding Putative FAD-binding oxidoreductase/transferase, type 4, FAD-linked oxidase-like protein, coding for MASRSRIQPLLRNAARRQSLLSAGGRHALRPVSAPAAAAAAVRYVSTTVVRPSKADGLKEIKLTSAAYPDIKRDSRFAEVTDAHAAYFKDLLGPSGVIDGVTADATDDIAAFNEDWLRKYRGQSRLVLKPASTDEVSKILAYCNEQKLAVVPQGGNTGLVGGSVPVFDEIIINMSRMSRIHSFDDVSGTLVVDAGVILEVADRYLAEKGYIFPLDLGAKGSCHVGGNVATNAGGLRLLRYGSLHGNVLGLEAVLPDGTVVDDLCTLRKNNTGYDLKQLFIGGEGTIGIITKVSIICPQRSKAVNVAFFGLESYEKAQQAFKAAKGQLGEILSAFELMDARSQDLVYAVRQNKRPLEDEHPFYCLVETSGSNGDHDYEKLEAFLEDVMSNEIVSDGVLAQDETQSKALWGWREGIPECLGHWGGTYKYDVSIPLKDLYKLVDDTKAKMEEAGLVGDTDEFPAVGVVGYGHMGDSNLHLNVAVRRYDKRIEKVLEPFVYEWIQERQGSISAEHGLGVAKKSFIGYSRNETMVGLMKQIKNLYDPNGIMNPYKYV